A window of the Lagopus muta isolate bLagMut1 chromosome 1, bLagMut1 primary, whole genome shotgun sequence genome harbors these coding sequences:
- the FAM3B gene encoding protein FAM3B: MWQRRHYFVKLSGLLLASSFAWYLGYLFAAHLSQETLSTSIAYLQDIGKKPVLRAPLPRRQKCDHWSPCSPGSYAYRILSGGGKEKLAKICFEDELLISEEKGNVGRGINIAIVNYETGALTSANFFDMWEGDHSEEMVAFIESAPQGSLLFMVTHDDGSARLKSNAKKLVEALGSKEIQNMKFRSSWAFIAAKGFRLPDDIEREKINHSDSKKNRYGGWPAEIQIEGCIPRNLM; encoded by the exons ATTTTGTGAAGTTATCAGGGCTCTTGTTGGCATCATCATTTGCTTGGTACTTGGGATACTTATTTGCTGCTCATTTATCACAAGAGACACTGTCGACATCTATAGCTTATCTTCAAGACATTGGAAAGAAACCAGTGTTGAGGG CCCCACTCCCCAGAAGGCAGAAGTGTGATCACTGGTCTCCCTGCTCACCAGGGAGCTATGCCTATCGGATTCTTAGTGGTGGTGGCAAAGAAAAGCTGgctaaaatctgttttgaagatGAGCT GCTTATAAGTGAAGAAAAGGGTAATGTTGGAAGAGGTATAAACATAGCCATTGTCAATT ATGAAACAGGAGCACTAACATCAGCAAATTTCTTTGACATGTGGGAAGGAG ACCACTCAGAAGAGATGGTGGCTTTCATTGAAAGTGCACCACAAGGGTCCCTGCTTTTCATGGTTACTCATGATGATGGAAGCGCCCG gttgaAAAGTAATGCCAAAAAGTTAGTAGAAGCTCTGGGaagtaaagaaatacaaaatatgaaGTTCAGGTCAAGCTGGGCTTTTATAGCTGCCAAAGGCTTCAGGCTTCCAGATGATATCGAAAGAGAAAAG ataaaCCACTCTGACAGTAAGAAGAATAGATACGGTGGCTGGCCAGCTGAAATACAGATAGAGGGCTGTATCCCAAGAAACCTGATGTAA